In Plasmodium vinckei vinckei genome assembly, chromosome: PVVCY_13, a single genomic region encodes these proteins:
- a CDS encoding zinc finger protein, putative, whose protein sequence is MNEFSNFTYTFFTFCKYITKVALSTRKKKKPRNTINSKILKIRKRKRDFDEVYNDYHGKPVLPYDVDKKGCGQFKCYACDIYFINDDAMKQHEKTKKHRRRVKLMTKETPYTYKDALRAAEITF, encoded by the exons atgaatgaattttcaaattttacttatactttttttacattttgtaaatatatcacaaaag tGGCACTGTCAacaagaaagaaaaaaaaacctCGTAATACcataaatagtaaaattttaaaaattagaaaaaggAAACGAGATTTTGACGAAG tGTATAATGATTACCATGGTAAACCTGTTCTTCCGTATGATGTAGATAAAAAAGGATGTG GACAATTTAAATGCTATGCTTGTGacatttatttcataaatgATGATGCAATGAAACAACACGAAAAAACGAAGAAACATCGAAGACGAGTAAAACTCATGACTAAGGAAACGCCATATACTTAC AAGGATGCATTACGAGCTGCTGAAATTACTTTCTAA
- a CDS encoding fam-a protein encodes MNKGYIKIALALLSVAGFMQNIAFASETDAATTSNDQVKQVLHENDEDVQQEFYDDPDETKQADKTMFEALSLVKKHAKDTDDYEIYDKVDDEACIYYKKVNDVDIGKLELIIPNSDNYEGIINLLWNPQGAEHFDGAFIEGRFIRMYNENLGILEQRHHCILKSWIGYYHALAKKFKLSENETAITMASSNINAHDPKNTRKFVNPLVKNAKLFNPVINSAEDIREGQLSKMYINLLGFIIKKEENCVKITYIISIDTNLPWLTPNKLIRMGVANKMYDIIKLRSMFQSE; translated from the exons atgaataaaggATATATTAAGATTGCTTTGGCACTTTTAAGTGTCGCAGGATTTATGCAAAATATAGCATTTGCAAGCGAAACTGATGCAGCTACTAC TTCAAATGACCAAGTTAAACAAGTATTACATGAAAACGATGAAGACGTTCAACAAGAATTTTATGACGACCCTGATGAAACTAAACAAGCAGATAAAACTATGTTCGAAGCTTTATCTCttgtaaaaaaacatgCCAAAGATACAGATGATTAcgaaatatatgataagGTAGATGACGAagcatgtatatattataagaaaGTAAACGATGTTGACATTGGAAAGCTTGAACTTATAATCCCCAATTCTGATAAT taTGAAGGTATAATAAACCTTCTATGGAATCCCCAAGGCGCAGAGCACTTTGATGGTGCTTTCATTGAAg gaCGCTTTATTCGAATGTACAATGAAAATTTAGGAATTTTAGAACAACGTCACCATTGTATTCTGAAATCATGGATTGGATATTATCATGCATTAgccaaaaaatttaaa TTATCAGAAAACGAAACTGCAATAACCATGGCTTCATCAAATATCAATGCTCATGATCCTAAAAACACTAGAAAATTTGTAAATCCTTTGgtaaaaaatgcaaaattaTTCAACCCTGTTATTAATTCTGCAGAAGATATTAGAGAAGGGCAACTATCcaaaatgtatattaacTTATTAGGatttatcattaaaaaGGAAGAAAATTGCGTTAAAATTACCTATATTATCTCT ATTGATACAAATCTTCCATGGTTGACTCCAAATAAATTGATTAGAATGGGCGTAGCCAACAAAATGTATGATATTATCAAATTAAGAAGTATGTTTCAATCggaataa
- a CDS encoding zinc finger protein, putative has product MDKINDDEILNKISNMTNNLSNVSSSATSNIKKQKKVKKQKTGKNMKNSNKTNNNNGKKNINKAAVIGSYEEHKKKDICKFFFKKGKCIHNEKCNYSHDVTPIYKISKLCKFLIKGNCHKDNCMFSHDYNFFFCRNNLINNSCTNPSCKFKHAKIDASITNTDKYNSEVDNLLSSDDKIRFLYNNKNYLTELLINKYLPPDKSGDVNIEKIHRKDIYPWFINGIIDLIQVDFKHGNTKYFYDILNNYKNKDHNLNAFLTENNANDIINNMGENSISQKENDHSDIKKNENTNEDTNDAHAVDSKTIENKKESVENNEQNEEEDNDNFNDDKFYLSEEEDYTQYLNKYFDMDK; this is encoded by the exons ATGGATAAAATCAACGACGACGAAATattgaataaaatatcgAATATGACAA ataaCTTAAGCAATGTTTCTTCGTCGGCCACaagtaatataaaaaaacagaaaaaggtaaaaaaacaaaagacagggaaaaatatgaaaaactccaataaaacaaataataataatggaaaaaaaaatattaacaagGCTGCTGTTATTGGGTCTTATGAGgagcataaaaaaaaagatatatgcaagtttttttttaaaaaagggaaatgCATACATAACGAGAAGTGCAATTATTCTCATGATGTTACAccaatttataaaatttcaaaattatgtaaatttttaataaaaggGAATTGCCATAAAGATAATTGCATGTTTTCTCatgattataatttttttttttgtcgtAATaacttaataaataattcatgTACAAATCCATCATGCAAGTTTAAGCATGCCAAAATCGACGCATCTATAACAAATacagataaatataatagtgAAGTTGATAACCTTTTGAGTAGTGATGACAAAATAAGGtttttatacaataataaaaattatttaactgagctattaattaataaatatttaccCCCTGATAAATCGGGAGatgtaaatatagaaaaaatccATAGAAAAGATATATATCCATGGTTTATTAATGGTATCATTGATCTTATTCAAGTAGACTTTAAACAtggaaatacaaaatatttttatgatatattaaataattataaaaataaagaccataatttaaatgcatttttaactgaaaataatgcaaatgatataataaataacatGGGCGAAAATTCCATAAGTCAAAAAGAAAACGATCACAgtgatattaaaaaaaatgaaaataccAATGAGGATACGAATGATGCTCATGCAGTTGATAGTAAAAcgatagaaaataaaaaggaaagcgtggaaaataatgaacaaaatgaGGAAGAAGACAATGATAATTTCAATGATGATAAGTTTTATTTGAGTGAAGAAGAAGATTATACTCAATacttaaataaatattttgatatgGATAAATAA
- a CDS encoding fam-a protein: MNKGYIKITLALLSIVGCMQNIAFASETAATTNSSNDDDKYQAYFDPVAAKKHLEAKHAKEAKQGADIMTEALSLYADVVNLLWNPNGAKDFDDTFIEGYFPKVYNENLAVVQHRYASSVKSWPLFYHALANKVELSEKKTVILLVSSNIEDSYYHFNKEYINPIVKSANSFRPYIDSEDDIRGGKLIKIYANLVGFIIEKEEDCVKITYVSSFNLDFSPGFPDHIARKVLADRILKVINLKNIFKSDKPLSMWNFQKK; the protein is encoded by the exons atgaataaaggATATATTAAGATTACTTTGGCACTTTTAAGTATCGTAGGATGTATGCAAAATATAGCATTTGCAAGCGAAACTGCTGCAACCACTAATTC TTCAAATGACGACGATAAATACCAAGCATATTTCGATCCCGTAGCTGCCAAAAAACATTTAGAAGCTAAACACGCTAAAGAAGCTAAACAAGGAGCAGATATTATGACCGAAGCTCTGTCtctt taTGCTGATGTAGTAAACCTGCTATGGAATCCCAATGGTGCAAAGGATTTCGATGACACATTCATTGAag gaTATTTTCCTAAAGTATACAACGAAAATTTAGCAGTTGTACAACATCGTTACGCAAGTTCTGTTAAAAGTTGgccattattttatcatgcATTAGCCAACAAAGTTGAA ttatcagaaaaaaaaaccgTAATACTCTTGGTTTCATCAAATATAGAAGATTCCTATTATCATTTcaataaagaatatataaaccCTATCGTAAAAAGTGCAAACTCATTCCGCCCTTATATTGATTCTGAAGACGATATTAGAGGGggaaaattaataaaaatatatgctaaCTTAGTAGGATTTATCATTGAAAAGGAAGAAGATTGCGTTAAAATTACCTATGTCAGCTCT TTTAATTTAGACTTTTCTCCTGGATTCCCAGATCACATAGCTAGAAAAGTATTAGCCGACAGAATTTTAAAAGTTATCAatttaaagaatatttttaaaagtgATAAACCTCTTTCCATGTGGAatttccaaaaaaaatga
- a CDS encoding YL1 nuclear protein, putative has protein sequence MWKRKFGDNTRNNTYDKGESDENSVDEQNEDEDKNELDETEEEEEEEEEEDEEGEEGENEEDDEDEEDEEDEDDEDYELKNYGIALEMPKRKNRGRNLKKLIGEDLEKDEKFWNDSIWEEEEIDEEYVNSEGEEEYVDVTDSDFDDDDEDGAEGDDDDDDEEQNENEGDDDDSKRKKKKIYAYMENLKKKKMLKYNLMKKRKYDNMKNIKSKNDIREKTDDTKDQEDKKQRKRKKIEQNYIMLHRSTRDTTRQKTEQMEKKFELRRIKKEDRFKKFYENRQKKKDMQREMTREERLEEAKITEQYNMQSLLELQAWEEEKKKYVESKRIIYHKPKNVFISFSYSKDNNLPLIESLKYEMDVTNLNNHGKDITSYGELIDNNGLLIAHSTNIINNETDKNIIDIGQNYNEIHCQGQKEINKKEKMENEEIINGKEQTEGKNGIITPENAENLNKTDKTNNGLFDANIELNLENLDRCEDLNIEYLNEKDGLAFDFLNNINNINAKDDNDANNLNKTNEQKKEQKPRDIEEKQFYIVTDPNELSMYSNYNNNNNNKEWLEKLKNKRNICSITNLEGKYFDPLTKKYYNNADAFKLLRFFYHKNMYDDINNQLSMMVDIFKNKLIEIEESTKKQNPGNI, from the coding sequence ATGTGGAAGCGTAAATTCGGTGATAATACAAGAAATAACACATATGATAAAGGAGAATCAGATGAAAATTCCGTTGACGAGCAAAATGAAGATGAGGACAAAAATGAACTAGATGAGAcggaagaagaagaagaagaagaagaagaggAAGATGAAGAAGGTGAAGAAGGGGAAAACGAAGAAGACGACGAGGATGAAGAGGATGAAGAGGACGAAGACGATGAAGATTacgaattaaaaaattatggtATAGCACTTGAAATGccgaaaagaaaaaatagaggtagaaatttaaagaaattaaTTGGTGAAGATTTagaaaaagatgaaaagTTTTGGAATGATAGTATATgggaagaagaagaaatcGATGAAGAATATGTAAATTCTGAAGGAGAAGAGGAATATGTAGATGTAACAGACTCCGATTTtgatgatgatgatgaaGATGGTGCGGAGGGGGATGACGATGACGACGATGaagaacaaaatgaaaatgaaggtgatgatgatgattcaaaaagaaaaaaaaaaaaaatatatgcctatatggaaaatttaaaaaaaaaaaaaatgttaaaatataatttaatgaaaaagaggaaatatgataatatgaaaaatataaaatctaAGAATGATATAAGAGAAAAAACAGATGATACAAAAGATCAAGAAGATAAAAAGCAAAGAAAAcggaaaaaaattgaacAAAATTACATAATGTTACATAGATCGACAAGGGACACCACTAGACAAAAAACTGAacaaatggaaaaaaaatttgaattgagaagaataaaaaaagaagatcgctttaaaaaattttatgaaaatagacaaaaaaaaaaagatatgcAAAGGGAAATGACAAGAGAAGAAAGATTAGAAGAAGCAAAAATAACTgaacaatataatatgcaaTCTTTGTTAGAATTGCAAGCATgggaagaagaaaaaaaaaaatatgtggaaagtaaaagaattatatatcacaaaccaaaaaatgttttcatTAGCTTTTCATATTcaaaagataataatttacCATTAATCGAAAGCTTGAAATATGAAATGGATGTAACCAATCTAAATAACCATGGAAAAGATATAACATCATATGGTGAATTAATTGACAATAATGGATTATTAATAGCACACAGtactaatataataaacaatgaaactgataaaaacattattgATATTGGACAAAATTATAACGAAATTCATTGCCAAGGTCAGAAGGagataaacaaaaaagagaaaatggaaaatgaagaaataattaACGGTAAGGAACAGACAGAAGGGAAAAATGGTATCATTACACCTGAAAATGCAGAAAATCTTAACAAAActgataaaacaaataatggCTTATTTGACGCAAATATAGAATTAAATTTAGAAAACCTTGATCGTTGCGAAGATctaaatatagaatatttaaatgagAAAGATGGATTAGCATTTGATTttctaaataatataaataacattAATGCTAAGGATGATAATGATGCCaataatttaaacaaaactaacgaacaaaaaaaggaaCAAAAACCAAGAGATATTGaagaaaaacaattttatattgttacAGATCCTAATGAATTAAGTATGTAtagtaattataataataacaataataataaggaatggttagaaaaattaaaaaataagcgTAATATATGTTCAATTACAAATTTGgaaggaaaatattttgatccattgacaaaaaaatattacaacaACGCTGATGCATTTAAATTGTTAAGATTTTTctatcataaaaatatgtacgatgatataaataaccAATTATCTATGATGGTtgatatattcaaaaataagTTAATTGAAATAGAGGAATCcacaaaaaaacaaaatccTGGCAATATTTAG